The genomic stretch ttttatatttgatgtTCTCGTTATGTTTGCTTATCTTAGACCATCTTGTAATTGTCTAAATAATTGGAAGGAGTGTTTGTCCCGGAACTTTACTTTGGTTCTCTGCTAGATTTCCTGTTCAGATAGATTTGTATTGCTTTCTATTTCTACATTTTTTACATGCATACTAGTCATGTTGAGGACCTAATTTTGTTCAGCACACCAGTGGTTTCTGACATTTAGGCTTACTGGATAAGATTTTCATTGTCTGCATCGCGTACACACCCATCCACCCACGCACAAGCACATCTCATTAGACATCCAACATGGGCaggaagaaaataatttttattcataaAGAACATAACCCATGTACCTCTGTGGGTTGCATTAGAAAGCTAATGTCAATTGGCATTGCTTGTCTACAATAACTAATCAAGCTGTAACTCATGTAGGTTGTcactatttattatttaaataaataaatatagtgCATTCTGTGGTGCTGCATTAAGAATTTTACCAAAATGACttccatctttttctttcaaagaaAATTTGGTACTTTGTAAGTTGTTTTGCAAAATATAGTCTAGTCAGAAATTTATGAAGGCCACAGAAGCTAATATAACCTCATAGCAAGTTTATAGACTTGTTAGTTTTTCTATCTCATACCTAAATGTTTGTCGTTTATATCATGGTAATAGAAGGGTGTTACTTTTTCTTTATGATAACATGTTCTAATGCATTTTGGTAATTCTCTAGGGTTGCCCATCTACCCTTGGTGCAAGTCGCAAGTCTCAAGATTTCTTTGAAAGGGTGCCTGCTAGAGAAAAGCATGTAAGGTCCCTTTTCACTGAGAAAGTGATAAACAGGATTGAAATGGATATTGGATGCTATGTTAAGATGGACGAGAAATTTATCATTGTCAGTGGCAAGGATAGGTTAGTATTAAGAAAGGGTGTGGATGCTGTGCATAAGGTGATTAAAGAGGAAGGTGAACAAAGGGATGGTTCTGGTTCTCAAGTGACTAGATCAAGGTCACCTGAACGAAGCCCTGTTGGTGCACGGTTACAACGTTCTGAATCCCAGAGGTCTCATTCTGGTCCCCGGAACGGGTCGCATTTTCAACAAAGGTTTCACAGGCAAGATAAATTTGTTGAAGACCAACTACGTCATGATATGCAGAAATTTTCCAGGGGTCCTCCACAAGGTAGGGACAGCATCGGATATATTTACAATGTATATAGGGGCCTGTCATGTTTGTAGCTTGTTAGGTTCGTATAGAATTTTCTACCTGCTGTCTGTAAAATCTTTCCCATTTATCAAAGAATCAGCTTGTTGCTTAGATTTGTTTGCAGCAAGAGGTAAGTACTTATCTTCAAGAATTGTGTGTAGAGTTCTGAAGTAGCTTTCATGGTTGCGTCTGAATTGATCGGGTTGTCTCCAAAATGAAATCATTTACTCAAAACTATCCAGAAATTTTCTCAGATGGTTTGTCTCTGAAAATAAGATAGTATGTTGAATTAAAGCTGCCATCTGTGTTAGCATCTTGAATCAAGTGCTTGACATACTCTTCATTTCATGAAGCTTATGGTAATAACGGAGCTAGAGGTCGGCCAAGTCGTTCAAATTCTCCAGCTCGTGCCCCTTACATGGGAAACTCATATAATTCATATGATGGTCATAATCAAAGcatgtctgcttatagaaatGATGGATGGAATTCTGATAAAAAAGGATCTGATATGCAATCTGGTCGTCAGTTTGATTACTCTGCCATCCCCCAGACATTGGAAGAAGTAGAATTGGAGTACAAACGAGAGGCAATGGAACTTGGAAGAATTCGTgacaaggaagaagatgaagaaaattaCAGACATCGTGAGGTATGGACTACGTTACAACTCTGGGAACAAATAAAACGAGAAACACttttatgtctttttttttattgcttgaAGTGATAATTGGTTTATTAACCCATCCTATAACTCTACGTTAACATCAGGTATACTCGTGTCTAGTATATCTCCAGCTACCCTGACTGTTTTCTTGCCAATCGTAATTGTTTTAAAAGACTTGAACTCTTGGTACAAATTTCTTGTTGCTGATATTTTATTATACGGATAAAAGGCGATTAGGGAAATAAGAGAGAACCACTTGAAGAAACTGCCCCCCCTGAGGGGCATGCATGCAAAGCAGTGGGAGGACTTTCTTCAACTTGATGCCCAGAGGCGTCAACAACAGGCTAATCAGCAGATGTCGACTTTGGGTTTTGGTGGTTATAAATCACACAATTATTCTGAATACGACAGCTCCTCGGCCAATCCTCAGTATGCCAGGGAAAGTTTAGCCATGGATTCAAGGAGCAGGTACCCCAATCCCAACCCTATGGAAACCTATCCTTCAAGGCCTCGTGACAATTTTGGTGAGTTTCAGCGTCAGAGGCACGAGGGTTATGGGAGAGGTTACAATCGATACTGAATGGGAATCTGCAATTACGTTGGTGAGTAGTCTTACTCTTCAGGAAAATTAACAAGGATATAATTGCTACCTTTATGGCTTGTCCTCAAAATTGAATATCCAATGCTCGTATAATGTGGTGCTTTGGGATGAGAAGTGAAATTTTATTCGGGTGCTTTTAGCAACCACAtagcatgtttttttttagCATATCCTGGGTGTTGGTTGGGTAGGGAGAGCAGATGTTGGCGTTGTTAACGCGGTGTTGCAGATTATTGTTTGCTTATTTAGCACTAGCTTAATTTTAACTCGGAAAAATTTTCAGGGTCCAGGTCTGTCTGGGTCAAGTAGCAGTATGCACGGGAGAGCACCAAATCTAGGTAAGTATGTTATGATTTTAAAACGAGGAGAGAAATGGTGGGCATTACGGTCTGCTGTTTTACAGTTTGGTGGCTCAGTTCAGTTTAGAGCTTCTTGTAAAGATGTGAGCCATGATTTGCGTTGGCTGGTCTAGTGTTTGGATATTGAGATTGTTTATTGAATTATGGTTAAGTTGATAGACTTTTCATCTTATTAGCACACGAATatgaatgttttttttgtttaaactttTGAATTGTTCCGCTTTAACATACCAACTGCTTACGTTTGAATATGGGATGAGAGGCGCCCATGCAGGTAATAAGTTTTTATTTGGACCTTGATAGGCATCTGCGTTCTGAATGTTTTAGGATTGGGAGAAGGTTGTTGGGTTGATGGCAATATACTTAGCTGGTATGAATATGCTTGTTCTGATTCGTGTTTGATTTTTAACGCCGTCTATTGTGAAAGAAAACCGCGGTTTTAATTCTCCAAGTTTAGTAATATCTGTTCTGGAAAAAGATAATTAAGCAAATTCCGAGCTAGATTCATGTTCAGGTTGAGAGTTCGTAGCTGAGGAAACACAACTTCAACCGACTAATTCAAATCCACTTTTGAATTACGAGATTTGGCGCTGATTGTTTGTAGGCTGCAAACCGATTAATTCcatatcaaaattcaaatgctAATCCAAGTCCAACCCGGGAAATATTTGACTCTTATTTGTTGGAAAATTAGTTTAATTagtattgttattttatttgttttcttgtgGGCCAAGGATTAGGATTTCTAGCCCGTTAAGTTTAGATCTCTTGCTCGTTCAATTAAGGATTTGCATTCGTTTGCTCCTACGTAGTCTCTACGGTTATGTATCTTttttggcaatttttttttatgtaaaagatATAATTTTGTAGTTGTGTAGTCTGTTTGTTCTTTTGTATTTTATGCGTATTTTGCTTTTcaactctaatttcttcaatttccttCACTTTGAAGGTTGTTTAATGTTCCACATAACTAAGTCTGCTGAAATGGTGTTTTTGATTCCCAAAGTACaataacttgaaaattttgaatctaattattttttttgaaaaattggaATGGATTTAGGGATTCCGATAATTCCaaattttcaatccaatttttttttgaaagtgttttgaactttttctaacaaaaatatTTCGAAatattctgatttttttttatagtgaaACATAGATACTAGCATATTAAAAAGGATAAGCATACTAGTataccaaacaattatttaaaattaaacataaaaatatactATTAGTACATAATAAAAAAGGACAATAAACTGCATGTACAATAAAGTTTGGGAATATTAAAAACGTATAAATTATAGGAATTTCCGAATTATGTTACAAACTTTTCAAGATTAATCCAATTCCACAAGTTTTCAATCTGAAAATTGTGATTTGATTCCAAAATTTTAGAaccgaaattgaaaaccttgtTTCCGATCC from Pyrus communis chromosome 7, drPyrComm1.1, whole genome shotgun sequence encodes the following:
- the LOC137739986 gene encoding uncharacterized protein — translated: METRPDPDIDDDFSELYKEYTGPPGSNATNTQDRAKPNKRSLAGSDEEEEARDPNAVPTDFTSREAKVWEAKSKATERNWKKRKEEEMICKICGEPGHFTQGCPSTLGASRKSQDFFERVPAREKHVRSLFTEKVINRIEMDIGCYVKMDEKFIIVSGKDRLVLRKGVDAVHKVIKEEGEQRDGSGSQVTRSRSPERSPVGARLQRSESQRSHSGPRNGSHFQQRFHRQDKFVEDQLRHDMQKFSRGPPQAYGNNGARGRPSRSNSPARAPYMGNSYNSYDGHNQSMSAYRNDGWNSDKKGSDMQSGRQFDYSAIPQTLEEVELEYKREAMELGRIRDKEEDEENYRHREAIREIRENHLKKLPPLRGMHAKQWEDFLQLDAQRRQQQANQQMSTLGFGGYKSHNYSEYDSSSANPQYARESLAMDSRSRYPNPNPMETYPSRPRDNFGEFQRQRHEGYGRGYNRY